A stretch of DNA from Yoonia sp. BS5-3:
GCCATATCGAGTCTTTGGCCTATGAAACCCAGAGGCTCGGGTTGCAAGGGCGCGTGGCGGGATCACACCTGACATCGATGCATTCGATGGATAATTACTATGTTTCCAAGCTTTTGCCGTTGATGGCCGAAGCCCAGATCAATGCAATCCCGAACCCATTGATCAATATCGTCCTGCAGGGGCGACATGACACATATCCCAAACGCCGAGGACTCACCCGTGTGAAAGAAATGCAGGCTCATGGGATCAATGTCGGTTGGGGACAGGATTGCGTTTTGGATCCTTGGTACTCGCTCGGCACCGCGGATATGCTTGACGTGGCATTCATGGGATTACACGTGGCTCAGATGACCAGCCCGGAAGAGATGCGGACCTGTTTTGAAATGGTCACCACCCATAACGCGAAGACTATGACCCTTGCTGATTACGGATTACATGTTGGTGCCAAGGCGTCGTTGGTGGTCCTGGACGCCAGCGATCCGATCGAGGCGCTGCGCTTGCGTGCCGCGCGATTACACGTCGTCGCAAATGGGAAAGTCATCAGCCAAGGCGAACGGGCAGATGCAAAAATGTCGCTACCCGGCCGACCGCCCGTTTCACGTCGGCGTCATCACGTCAATTGAGCGATTGGAAGCGGTGTAAATACATAACTCGGACGGCGACAGCCTGCCCAGCCCGACAACACCCTCCACTGGGCGATCTGGCTCAACTATGCGGTATGCATATTGTTGATCTCTGACAGGGAATCGCGCGATAGCAGGCGGAGTGGGTGTCACCCCGCCATACCAAAGCAGTTGTCTGTCCCTCGTACGGCGTTGGATCATTCTGAGCCCACCTGCCAATTGAATTCCTCACATCGAAGAGAATCACGCATTCAATGAAATGGAGCGTTAACCCCGTTTTCTGAAAGCAGCCGCTTTGGCGCGATTGCCGCAAACATCCATGCTGCACCAGCGTCGTTTGTGGTTCTTGCTGACATCCAGGAAAAACAAAGTGCAGCTCGCTCCTTCACAGCGGCGAACATACCTTAGATCAGCTTCGGCAATAAATGCGGCGCAAACGGCTGCAATGCGAGGCAATAGGTCTTCGGGTTTTTCTATGGCATAGGTGATGCTCAGCCCAAATCCTTGGCCGCCGGACCTGTCTGGAGCGAGCGATAGCGATTGTGTGCCCTGTCCCATCAAACGATTGAGTTCGTTTATCATTTGGTGACCCGCCGGAACGTCGTTGGTTTCAGCAATAGTATTTACCAAATCTCGAAATTCTTCACGGAATGCGCGAATATTTTCTGACGCCAGGTCCAATGATTTTCGATGTTGGGCGCGCATCAATTTCGTTTTTTCATCGTCGGTTAGAAGGCCAGCCTGGAAAAGCCATTCCAGCACATCCTGACCGGATGAAAGCCATTCGTACGCAGTCGCGCGTGGCGTGGCGATAGAATTAACAAAATCCAGCGCTGTGTTGTCAGCAATGAAAAAGGGTGCGGGGCGAATATCTTGCATCGCGATTGAGACTCCTTGCGTATTTGCAATGATCAAAAGCCCCTAAAAATAACCTTCTAAAATCATCATTGCAAGTTACTTGTGATCGTTATGGAACAAATAAACGTGACTTGTCAAAGCTACTTTACGAGCGTCATTGGTAACTGGCTAAAATGACTATTAACAGTTACTAAGGATAAGCCACATGACTAACCTTCTTCCTATCGCAAGCTCTTTGCTTCTCTTGTCATCCCTTCTGCCAGCCTGGGCGGGCGAAGACAGCGGTCACCAAACCACATACAATACTGTCGAGATCGGCGACGTGAACCTGTTCTACCGAGAGGCGGGACCCAAATCAGCGCCAACCATCCTTCTTTTGCATGGTCTCCCATCCTCTTCGCACATGTATCGAGATTTGATCCCCACACTGGCCGAAAACTATCACGTTGTCGCGCCAGACTATCCGGGTTTTGGTCAATCCTCGGCACCTGACGCTGCAGATTACGATTATGACTTTGCAACACTTGCGGCGACTATTTCGTCGTTCACAGAACAGCTCGACATCTCGAACTACACGCTCTTCATGCAGGACTTCGGCGGACCTGTTGGGTTTCGGATGGCACAAGCCAATCCAGAGAAAGTTGATGGGATCATTATCCAGAACGCAACTATACATGCGCAGGGGTGGAACCCCGACATCGTGAACCAGTTTGCGCCGTTTTGGAGCAATCGGACAGCCGAGACAGAAGCGCCATTGCGCAGCTTCTTTGCGCCAGAAACAACCCAGTGGCAGTACACGCAAGGCGCCAACCTGACAGCACGCATCAACCCTGATGCTTGGATTAACGACCAAGCCGGGCTGGACCGCCCAGGTAATCACGACATCCAGCTGGAATATCTTTGGAACTATCAGGACAACGTCGCCAAATATCCGGAATGGCATACGTATCTGTCCGAATATCAGCCGGACACCCTAATCGTCTGGGGACGCAATGATCCGTTCTTCGTGATCGACGGTGTGACGGCCATTGAGGAACTCGTACCGGACGCAGATGTGCATCTGTTCGATGCCGGTCACTTTGCATTGGAAACACACAGCAACGAGATCAGCGCCGCCGTGCATGATTTCATGTCTCGTTAATTCTCGCCCTGACCCTTTTGAACTCATACAAGAGCACAAACACATGACCAAAAAAATTCTTCATATTGTCGCTTCTCCTCGTGGTGAAGCATCCCAATCCACGAAGCTGGCCAATGCATATTTGGACGCAGCAACGCAGGCTGATCCGTCCGCCATGGTGGACACGTTGGAACTTTGGCACGAAGACCTGCCAGAATTTGATGGCGACAAAGCCGCGGCAAAAATGACGTTCTTTGGCGTCGGAGAGATGCAATCGGCAGAACGGACAGCTTGGGATCACGTTGTCGAAATCACCACGCGGTTCACCGATGCCGACGTTTATGTCTTTTCCGTTCCCATGTGGAACGGCGGGATCCCATACAAGCTAAAGCACTACATCGACATCATCACGCAGCCCGGTTTGTTGTTCGGGTTTGATACACAAGACGGTTACTTTGGGCTGCTCGAGGGCAAGAAAGCCATTGTTTTTTATACCTCCGGTGTTTGGAGCCCAGGCGCAGATGCAAAGTATGGAAGCGATTTCCATTCAGAGTATCTTGGTTGGTGGTTGGATTTTGTCGGCATCAAGGACGTAGGTATCGGACGCTTCCAACCGTCTCTTTTGACTGGGGATCCTGAAGGCGATCAGAAAGCGGCGATCGAAAATGCAATCGCGCTTTCAAGCGAACTTGTCTAGCCCCCCTTAAACAAACAGCCGCCGTTTGAATCACGGCGGCTGACCACCAATGAACTATACGGAAGAAACTATACGAAACTTAAAGAAAACACATGATGGATGGTCCCTGATTACGGGGGCATCATCTGGTATTGGCAAGGGAATCGTCTGTGAACTTGCGGCCCAAAAATTTGATCTGATCTTTGTTGCCCGAAGCGAAGACGCATTGGAGGGGCCGTCACATAAAGGTATGTCGCGCCACGGAATTCGGACGAGAGTGGTTGCGATGGATCTGGTGCGAAACAAAGCTCCGCGAGAGTTGCATTCGCGGGTATGACAGGCGTAATCATAGGAGCAGGGCCATGTGCCACGCGCAAAGCGCGAACGTTCGGGTTTCAGAAAACAAAAGTCCTCATTGACCTGCGCGTTATGGTTGCTTCGGGCTGGGTAGTTTGGCGCGGTCGGTTTGAAGATCGCGCGACTCAGATGACAGAGGTATGGGCCGAGGCAGTTTGCTCGGCCCAATGTTGTTATTGATCTTGCGTCAGCAACCGCCCGCCGTGTGGATTATCGATGACCATTTTCCAGCTGCCGTCTGGCTGACGGCGCAAGACCGCGATCGAGAGGCCGGATTGTGCCAGCTCTTGGCCATCCGGTGTTTTGCCCGTCATTGACCACGGCGCGATGTGCACCGCAACATCGCCGTTCACGATGACTTCATGGCCTGCATAATCGAAAACCGGACTGACCGCCGCCATACCAGCGAACATTTGCTCCATGAGTGCGGCGTCCGAAACCGGTGCCCCCGGTTCAAAAAGAACGGTCGCTTCGGATTCATAGCTGGCCATGACACCAGCGATATCATTGCCTTGGAAATTGCTGGTCATGGTTTGGACTGCGTTCAATACATCTTGTTGATCTTGGGTCATAGTTTGGCTTTCTGCTGTTGAGGTTTGAGGAATGGCCAAGGCAAGCGCCATCAGCCATGCAAATGCATGTTTCATAGTTGGTTCCTTTTTTAGGTTTCAGGGTGGTTGGGTGAATCTAGCTGGGAGCCTCAATTAGTCTGAGCACTTGTGCAGCATAGTCTTTGGGCGAACGGAGTGGGCCCGTCGCACATTGCAGTTTCGCGGCTGTAAGATCGGATTGGGTTTGTGATGCCAACGCCTGAATCTCAGAAAAACGAGGTGCATCCTGTAGATCGGGGGACGGGCCATTGCCAATTCGCCCGATCGCCATCGCAGCCGGTAAGCGTTTTGTGCAGGAACAGGGGGCATTGGGCGCGGCCAAGCCGCAGGTTTTTGCCGTGAAGTCCTGCACGCGGGCGCGCGCCCGGGATAACCGTTTTCGGTAGGTGCCAGGGGTAATGTCCAAGACATCCGCCGCCGGCCCGTGTTCGAATTCCAGCACGTCACCCAAAACATAGGCTGCGCGGTGCTCTCGATCTAGGCAAAGCAACATCGCCATCGTGCATCTTAGCCGCAGCTCATTGAGCATGACGTGGTCTTCAGGCGCCGCATTTTGTTCATCGGCAATTCCGTCCAGTAGGTCATCCGCAAACATCTGAAACGAAAGCCCGGGATCATTTGCGATGATCTTACGGGCAGTCAAAAGGTAGTTCGTCGCAACGCGGTAGGTCCAAGTTTTGAAACTGCTATCGCCCCGAAAAGTCGATAGCTTTGTAACGATACGAATGAGGATTTCTTGTGTCGCATCTTGTGCGGCGTTCGGATCAGCCAGCATGCGCAGGGCCAGTTTGTATACTTGGTCCTGAACCCCACGCACGATGTTTTCCAACGCTTTAGCATCCCCGTCCTGGGCCAATTCTATGTCTGTCTTGCTTATGGAGGTCATCGTGTTTTCGTCCCTTTCGAAGGCATCATATTCTATTAGACGGTTCATAGAGGCGAAGTGTGACCGGAAAAGTGAGGCGCCGGTGAAAATAGTCTAGGGCAGTGAAAGAGCCGGTGTTCAGACGTGTTTCAAAGTCTGAAGTCTGGCGACGCCTTTCCCTGCCGGATCAAGGTTGCGGGGAAAGTGCGACTTTCACTGCAAATTCTGTTTCAGAAAGTCGATCATCACGCGGGTTTTCTGCGGCAGGTAGGTTCGACTTGGGAAAAGTATATAGGCACCGGTATTGAACGAGGTTGCCGTGCAGTCCCATTCCGGCAGCAGATCGATCAGGGTGCCGTCGGCGATGCCCCTGTCCACTAGCCAATCTGCCAGCAGGGCAACTCCCATTCCGGCGGACGCCATATCGCGAAGGGCGAGCGCATTAGAGATGAGCGTTTTGCCCGAAATCTCAACTTCTTGCGCGGGGTCATTTTGACCACGCCGGAACAGCCATCGGCTTCGGAAGTCTGGTAAGGCGAAACGTAAACAGGTCCGCGTGCTAAGGTCTTCGGGGGCATTGAGCGGCCCATTGGCATTCAGATAGGAAGGGGATGCGACAACACGGTAGCGGGTTCGCATAAGGCGCGTTGAAATCAAATCACCCTTGGGGGCCGAGGCCAATCTTACTGCAAGATCAAGCCCTTGGTCCAAAATGTCGAGGTTCGCATCAGAGGAGAGCAGTTCAACCGTAATCTCAGGGTAGGTTGCGTGAAATTTTGGCAGCAGCGGCACGATCTTTTCGATCGCAAATGCCACCGATGCCGTCATGCGCAAATGGCCCTGGGGTTCAACAGTTGCGTTATGTGCCTCTTCGCGTGCGGCTTCGAGTTCATCCAGAATATCGGCGATGCGGGCAAGGTAGCGTTCACCAGCTTCGGTAATGCGCAGCCGTCTTGTCGTGCGATCAAATAGACGAAAACCGATATCATCTTCGAGCCCGGCGACGATCCGGGAAACGTTTGAGGCGTCCATATTCATCGCCTCTGCGCCAGCCGCGATGCTACCCGCCCGCAGGACTGCGAGGGCCGTTCTAAGAGCGGTTATATTCATCGCGCACCCATTCATGCAAATTTTGCACGATTATCATTCCAAACGCACCATATCGCAAGTTTTTTGCAGGACGTAGAAAAGGCTC
This window harbors:
- a CDS encoding SDR family NAD(P)-dependent oxidoreductase, which gives rise to MNYTEETIRNLKKTHDGWSLITGASSGIGKGIVCELAAQKFDLIFVARSEDALEGPSHKGMSRHGIRTRVVAMDLVRNKAPRELHSRV
- a CDS encoding RNA polymerase sigma factor, with protein sequence MTSISKTDIELAQDGDAKALENIVRGVQDQVYKLALRMLADPNAAQDATQEILIRIVTKLSTFRGDSSFKTWTYRVATNYLLTARKIIANDPGLSFQMFADDLLDGIADEQNAAPEDHVMLNELRLRCTMAMLLCLDREHRAAYVLGDVLEFEHGPAADVLDITPGTYRKRLSRARARVQDFTAKTCGLAAPNAPCSCTKRLPAAMAIGRIGNGPSPDLQDAPRFSEIQALASQTQSDLTAAKLQCATGPLRSPKDYAAQVLRLIEAPS
- a CDS encoding NAD(P)H-dependent oxidoreductase, with the protein product MTKKILHIVASPRGEASQSTKLANAYLDAATQADPSAMVDTLELWHEDLPEFDGDKAAAKMTFFGVGEMQSAERTAWDHVVEITTRFTDADVYVFSVPMWNGGIPYKLKHYIDIITQPGLLFGFDTQDGYFGLLEGKKAIVFYTSGVWSPGADAKYGSDFHSEYLGWWLDFVGIKDVGIGRFQPSLLTGDPEGDQKAAIENAIALSSELV
- a CDS encoding alpha/beta hydrolase; the protein is MTNLLPIASSLLLLSSLLPAWAGEDSGHQTTYNTVEIGDVNLFYREAGPKSAPTILLLHGLPSSSHMYRDLIPTLAENYHVVAPDYPGFGQSSAPDAADYDYDFATLAATISSFTEQLDISNYTLFMQDFGGPVGFRMAQANPEKVDGIIIQNATIHAQGWNPDIVNQFAPFWSNRTAETEAPLRSFFAPETTQWQYTQGANLTARINPDAWINDQAGLDRPGNHDIQLEYLWNYQDNVAKYPEWHTYLSEYQPDTLIVWGRNDPFFVIDGVTAIEELVPDADVHLFDAGHFALETHSNEISAAVHDFMSR
- a CDS encoding LysR family transcriptional regulator; translated protein: MNITALRTALAVLRAGSIAAGAEAMNMDASNVSRIVAGLEDDIGFRLFDRTTRRLRITEAGERYLARIADILDELEAAREEAHNATVEPQGHLRMTASVAFAIEKIVPLLPKFHATYPEITVELLSSDANLDILDQGLDLAVRLASAPKGDLISTRLMRTRYRVVASPSYLNANGPLNAPEDLSTRTCLRFALPDFRSRWLFRRGQNDPAQEVEISGKTLISNALALRDMASAGMGVALLADWLVDRGIADGTLIDLLPEWDCTATSFNTGAYILFPSRTYLPQKTRVMIDFLKQNLQ
- a CDS encoding CGNR zinc finger domain-containing protein, with the translated sequence MQDIRPAPFFIADNTALDFVNSIATPRATAYEWLSSGQDVLEWLFQAGLLTDDEKTKLMRAQHRKSLDLASENIRAFREEFRDLVNTIAETNDVPAGHQMINELNRLMGQGTQSLSLAPDRSGGQGFGLSITYAIEKPEDLLPRIAAVCAAFIAEADLRYVRRCEGASCTLFFLDVSKNHKRRWCSMDVCGNRAKAAAFRKRG
- a CDS encoding DUF4440 domain-containing protein, whose protein sequence is MKHAFAWLMALALAIPQTSTAESQTMTQDQQDVLNAVQTMTSNFQGNDIAGVMASYESEATVLFEPGAPVSDAALMEQMFAGMAAVSPVFDYAGHEVIVNGDVAVHIAPWSMTGKTPDGQELAQSGLSIAVLRRQPDGSWKMVIDNPHGGRLLTQDQ